A stretch of the Solanum dulcamara chromosome 6, daSolDulc1.2, whole genome shotgun sequence genome encodes the following:
- the LOC129892488 gene encoding solanidine UDP-glucose glucosyltransferase 1 codes for MATRDNGGLLHVLFLPYLSAGHFIPLVNTARLFASRGVKVTILTTPHNALLFQSTIDDDVQISGHSISIITIKFPSAEVGLPEGIESFNTATSPEMPPKIFYALSLLQKPMEDKIRELRPGCIFSDMYYPWTVDIAEELNIPRILYNLSSYMCYSIVHNLNLYKPHKQPQLDESQSFAVPGLPDEIKFKLSQLTEDLRKPADKRNDFDEILDQVRDSEDRSYGIVHDTFYELEPAYVDYYQKLKKPKCWHFGPISHFASKIRSKELIADHNNGVVVDWLNSQKSKSVLYVSFGSMARFPESQLNEIAQALDASNVPFIFALRPNEETATWLPVGNLEGKAKKGLFIRGWVPQLTILEHSATGGFMTHCGTNSVLEAITCGVPMITWPLYADQFYNEKVVEVLGLGVKVGIDIWNSGIEITGPVIGSAKIREAIERLITTDSEEIMKIRDRVMAMGKMAKNATNEGGSSWNNLTALIQHIKNFNLSSTMN; via the coding sequence ATGGCAACTAGAGATAATGGCGGACTCCTCCATGTTCTTTTCCTTCCCTACTTGTCCGCTGGTCATTTCATCCCATTAGTTAACACCGCAAGGCTATTCGCCTCCCGGGGTGTTAAAGTGACCATCCTCACAACCCCACATAATGCCTTACTTTTCCAATCTACCATTGATGATGATGTCCAAATTTCCGGACATTCCATCTCTATCATAACTATTAAATTTCCCTCCGCTGAAGTTGGCCTGCCTGAAGGAATTGAAAGCTTCAACACTGCCACTTCACCTGAAATGcccccaaaaatattttatgctttatctCTTCTACAGAAGCCAATGGAAGATAAAATTCGTGAACTCCGTCCTGGTTGCATTTTTTCTGATATGTACTACCCTTGGACCGTTGATATTGCTGAGGAGCTTAACATTCCTCGTATCTTGTACAACTTGTCTTCCTACATGTGCTACAGCATTGTGCACAACCTTAATCTTTACAAACCTCACAAGCAGCCTCAACTAGACGAATCTCAAAGTTTCGCGGTTCCTGGTTTACCTGATGAGATAAAGTTCAAGTTATCCCAACTTACAGAGGATCTGAGAAAGCCTGCTGACAAAAGGAATGATTTTGACGAAATACTTGACCAAGTACGAGATTCGGAGGATCGAAGTTATGGCATTGTTCATGATACCTTTTACGAGCTAGAACCTGCATACGTTGACTATTATCAGAAATTAAAGAAACCAAAATGTTGGCATTTTGGTCCTATCTCCCATTTTGCATCCAAAATCCGTAGCAAGGAACTAATTGCTGACCATAACAACGGCGTTGTTGTAGATTGGTTGAATAGTCAGAAATCAAAATCAGTTCTCTACGTATCTTTCGGGAGTATGGCTAGATTTCCTGAGAGCCAACTCAATGAAATCGCCCAAGCTTTGGATGCTTCAAATGTTCCTTTCATATTTGCGTTAAGGCCTAATGAAGAAACCGCTACATGGTTGCCAGTTGGTAATTTAGAGGGCAAGGCCAAAAAAGGTTTGTTTATTAGAGGGTGGGTCCCACAGCTGACGATCTTGGAACATTCAGCAACAGGTGGGTTCATGACTCATTGTGGCACCAATTCGGTTCTTGAAGCCATCACTTGTGGTGTGCCGATGATAACATGGCCACTTTATGCTGATCAATTCTACAACGAGAAGGTAGTGGAGGTTCTAGGATTGGGAGTCAAGGTCGGGATAGATATATGGAATAGTGGTATTGAGATCACGGGCCCAGTAATAGGAAGCGCAAAGATTAGAGAAGCAATTGAGCGATTGATCACTACTGATTCTGAGGAAATTATGAAAATTAGGGATAGAGTAATGGCTATGGGCAAAATGGCTAAGAATGCAACAAATGAAGGTGGATCTTCATGGAACAATCTTACTGCACTCATTCAGCATATCAAGAATTTTAACCTTTCATCCACTATGAATTAA